A single region of the Silene latifolia isolate original U9 population chromosome 8, ASM4854445v1, whole genome shotgun sequence genome encodes:
- the LOC141595261 gene encoding uncharacterized protein LOC141595261 has product MGYGVGILLISPTGEHVPMSIKLDFNVMNNTAEYEACLLGLRSALDLCVKKLLVHGDSSLVINQVGGSWKIRSPILAPYQTRIEELEKNFEDIRFVHLPREENQLADPLSKLASLINILDHIDSMPICVERRSSLAYVNVIDDVGEGETEPWYTTILKFKETGDYPPDLDT; this is encoded by the coding sequence ATGGGATATGGAGTGGGGATTCTCCTCATCTCACCTACAGGTGAACACGTGCCTATGTCCATAAAACTGGATTTCAATGTCATGAACAAcaccgctgaatatgaagcatgtttgCTTGGTTTACGTAGTGCTCTTGACTTGTGTGTGAAGAAATTGTTAGTACATGGAGACTCATCCcttgtgatcaatcaagtgggtgGGTCATGGAAAATTAGGAGCCCAATTTTGGCCCCATATCAAACCAGAATCGAAGAATTGGAAAAGAATTTCGAGGATATTCGATTTGTTCACCTCCCGAGAGAGGAAAATCAGCTTGCAGATCCGTTGTCCAAGCTAGCTTCCCTGATCAACATTCTCGACCATATAGATagtatgccaatatgtgtcgaacgaagatcgtcaCTTGCCTATGTGAATGTAATCGATGATGTTGGGGAAGGTGAAACCGAACCCTGGTACACAACCATTTTGAAATTCAAGGAAACAGGAGATTATCCTCCCGACCTTGACACGTGA